The Ischnura elegans chromosome 1, ioIscEleg1.1, whole genome shotgun sequence genome contains a region encoding:
- the LOC124158099 gene encoding solute carrier family 52, riboflavin transporter, member 3-A-like isoform X2, with protein MDMKSFSPSCKDRSILVDVLSLVFGLGAWVSVTGFWVELPILIENLPEGWRVSSQLSVAIQSANIGPFLWAALPLLKRGQHAGGFSIKTRQYFTYALLLMGVIANILLAFKWDSSVMIGGNLHSVPLIILMFAVGLIGCTSPVLFMPQMALFPQVHLISYLVGEGLGGFVPSIIALIQGIKNGDSQPRFSAMVYFLIISSLMLLSTISFFLLNNLTAAKKVMINSNVTNSEVVKNTDINHVGGIEDPTSLEPRRVECIESSPERGDMIPSQIKEKNEVDLIIPESNNAQLKKKAIKILLIQGWICFFSSGFLPGVSTYASLPHGNEAFHLSSTLGAAVVPIGTSIAFLNKQHPKLTLVGAVAAIASILSVYTILSAAYSPNPPLVGTEIGCDPGIVRWFECICKSEFSPDMSAY; from the exons ATGGATATGAAATCTTTCTCTCCTTCATGCAAAGATAGAAGTATTTTAGTGGATGTGTTATCTTTGGTGTTTGGTCTTGGTGCATGGGTGTCTGTTACCGGATTTTGGGTTGAATTACCCATCTTGATTGAGAATTTACCCGAAGGGTGGCGAGTCAGCTCGCAGCTCTCTGTGGCCATACAGTCAGCCAACATAGGTCCCTTTCTTTGGGCAGCGTTGCCATTGCTAAAAAGAGGGCAGCATGCTGGAGGATTCAGCATTAAAACCAGACAATATTTTACGTATGCACTGCTATTAATGGGTGTAATTGCAAACATCCTCTTGGCATTTAAATGGGATTCATCTGTAATGATTGGTGGAAATCTCCACTCAGTGCCTTTGATTATACTCATGTTTGCAGTTGGTTTAATTGGATGTACATCTCCTGTGCTCTTTATGCCACAAATGGCATTATTTCCTCAGGTTCATCTGATATCATACCTAGTAGGAGAAGGGCTTGGAGGATTTGTTCCCAGTATTATTGCTTTGATTCAAGGAATTAAAAATGGAGACTCTCAGCCTCGTTTTAGTGCAATGGTGTATTTCCTTATTATATCTTCTCTAATGCTGCTCTCTActatctctttctttcttctTAATAATCTTACTGCTGCAAAGAAAGTAATGATCAATTCAAATGTAACAAACTCAGAAGTTGTTAAAAATACGGATATTAACCATGTTGGAGGAATTGAAGATCCTACTTCATTGGAACCACGGAGAGTTGAATGCAT AGAAAGCAGTCCTGAAAGAGGAGACATGATTCCATCCCAGattaaagaaaagaatgaagttGACCTTATCATTCCTGAAAGTAATAACGCACAACTGAAGAAGAAAGCtattaaaatattacttattcaGGGATGGATTTGTTTCTTCTCCAGTGGGTTTTTACCAGGAGTTTCCACCTATGCTAGTCTTCCACATGGCAATGAAGCTTTTCATCTCTCATCAACATTGGGTGCAGCAGTCGTTCCAATTGGCACATCAATTGCATTTCTTAACAAGCAACATCCAAAATTGACCTTAGTCGGGGCTGTTGCTGCAATTGCTTCCATCTTATCAGTGTACACGATATTAAGTGCAGCATACTCCCCGAATCCTCCATTAGTGGGCACAGAAATTG